The following are encoded together in the Daucus carota subsp. sativus chromosome 5, DH1 v3.0, whole genome shotgun sequence genome:
- the LOC108222142 gene encoding trimethyltridecatetraene synthase, whose amino-acid sequence MDLTICAALLLAALSFFLVLAYLHRRKINSPPGPKPWPIIGNLNLIGPLPHRTIHQLSKKYGPIMQVRFGSFPVVIASSVEMAKIFLINMDANFSGRPKTASGKYTTYNYSDITWSPYGAYWRQARKWCVTELFSKKRIQSYEYIRQEETKALLKELHAASGTNVVIKDYLAKVSLNVISRMVLGKKYSDDNEEEESGIVSSKEFTDMIEELFYLNGVLNIGDSIPWIDFLDLQGYVKRMKILSFKFDRFLEHVLDEHNERRKNEGQDFVAKDMVDVLLQLADDPNLEVKIQRHGVKAFTQDLLAGGTESSAVTVEWAISELLRKPEILEKATEELNRVIGTSRWVEEDDMRNLPYIQAIVKETMRLHPVAPLLAPREARQDCKIGEYDIVKGTRILVSVWSIGRDPALWEEPNEFVPERFIGKNIDVIGTDFELLPFGAGRRMCPGYALGMKVIESSLANLLHGFSWKLPKSMQEDEVNMEEIFGLSTPKKIPLVTVPEPRLPLQLY is encoded by the exons ATGGACTTAACAATTTGTGCAGCACTCTTACTAGCAGCACTGTCTTTTTTTCTAGTCCTTGCCTATCTCCACCGCCGCAAAATCAACTCGCCACCAGGCCCCAAGCCCTGGCCTATCATCGGAAACCTTAACCTCATCGGTCCCCTACCTCACCGCACAATTCACCAATTGTCGAAAAAATATGGTCCTATAATGCAGGTCCGGTTCGGTTCATTTCCAGTAGTTATTGCTTCTTCCGTGGAAATGGCCAAAATATTTCTCATAAATATGGATGCCAATTTCAGTGGCCGTCCCAAGACGGCCTCGGGGAAATATACAACGTATAATTACTCCGATATCACGTGGTCGCCTTATGGCGCGTACTGGAGGCAAGCCAGAAAATGGTGTGTGACAGAGCTTTTCAGCAAGAAAAGGATCCAGTCTTATGAGTACATCAGGCAGGAAGAAACAAAGGCATTGTTGAAAGAACTTCACGCGGCTTCGGGGACTAATGTTGTGATCAAAGATTATCTTGCGAAGGTTAGTTTGAACGTGATTAGTCGCATGGTGTTGGGGAAAAAGTATTCAGATGACAATGAGGAAGAGGAGAGTGGGATTGTTAGTTCTAAGGAGTTTACGGATATGATTGAggaattgttttatttaaatggtGTGCTGAATATTGGAGATTCGATTCCTTGGATTGATTTTTTGGATTTGCAAGGCTATGTGAAGAGGATGAAGATTCTGAGCTTCAAATTTGATAGGTTCTTGGAGCATGTTCTCGACGAGCATAATGAGAGGAGGAAGAATGAAGGCCAAGATTTTGTGGCTAAGGATATGGTGGATGTTTTGCTTCAGCTGGCCGACGATCCAAATCTGGAGGTTAAGATCCAAAGGCATGGAGTTAAAGCCTTTACACAG gACCTCCTTGCTGGTGGAACTGAGAGCTCTGCAGTGACAGTGGAATGGGCGATTTCAGAACTTCTACGCAAGCCTGAAATACTGGAAAAGGCGACAGAAGAACTCAACCGAGTGATTGGAACAAGTAGATGGGTAGAAGAAGATGACATGAGAAATCTTCCCTATATTCAAGCCATTGTCAAAGAGACAATGAGATTGCACCCTGTTGCACCACTGCTAGCACCACGTGAGGCTCGCCAAGACTGTAAAATAGGCGAATATGATATTGTGAAAGGTACCCGGATTCTGGTAAGTGTATGGAGCATAGGGAGAGATCCTGCATTGTGGGAAGAGCCGAATGAATTTGTTCCCGAAAGATTTATTGGCAAGAATATCGATGTCATAGGAACGGATTTCGAGCTACTTCCATTTGGAGCTGGAAGAAGAATGTGCCCTGGATATGCTTTAGGAATGAAAGTCATTGAATCAAGTTTGGCAAATCTGTTGCATGGATTCAGTTGGAAACTGCCGAAATCAATGcaagaagatgaagtgaatatGGAGGAAATATTTGGGCTTTCAACTCCTAAGAAGATCCCACTGGTTACAGTTCCAGAGCCCAGACTTCCTCTCCAACTCTATTAG